ttgtgttggctacgtccacgggcagAAACGGAGAACAGATTTTATTCAGATTGTTTTTAGATTAGGGAGTTATGCGCCctacttctatataaataggcacacaAACGACGGACTAGgcccaataaaaaattaaggcAGCGAGACCCCCGTTtagctagcggcaaactatataGTATCAAGACGTACTAACATAAAGGATAGTAGTACTTGCATATGCAAAACTAGAAATTCatgaaattagaatatttaagCTTAATTGATATATGCAAAAAATTCACAATGTTACTAAGATGTAAGTAATTATCGATATATAGGCCATCTTCAAGGGACAACACACCTCGATTCATTATTAACATGCACAAGAAACATAGCCATTGAAAACAAACTTGAATTCCTAATTAACCAAACCAACCTTACAAGCCGATGCCAAAAGCCAACCTAGCTAGGCTTAAACGGAGCAGCTGCATTTGCACTGCGATAGGCACTTCTTGCAATCGGCGAGGCGCGGATAGCCGGTGCCGCAGTCGCATTTCTTGACGCATTTGGAGCGCGACGCGCCGCCCCAGAGGCACCGCGCCGTGCACTGCATTATCGGCACGCATCTGGGGCAGCCCGACTTCAACTGCCGCACGATGCAGTTTCTGCAGCCGCCGTTGCCGGAGGGGCTGCAGCCCTTGCACGGCGGAGCCACCAACAACAGTACCAGCATCACCAAGCAGACTATAAACGGCGCCCCTCGCATCGGAAAATATTGTTATCAGGAAGGGATTGGTTTTGGCAAATTAAAGAGACGGTGCAGCCTTTGTATTTATAGACGTTCTTATGTTATGTTATGCCATCACCTGATTTAATTCTGTGTCTGATGATTGTTTGTTGGCTGATTAGTTTCTTTCATTGTAGTTAAGTGGATTTGACTTCTTGGCTGTTTACTGATAAATTTGGTGTGAAAATTGAATGCCTGGTGATGGCCACAGGGTTTGCCTTGGATTGCTAAATATTAATGGCTCCTCCAAATTGAATTCCAACACTGCCGCGTGCTTcggatagaaaagaaaaaaaatggtcaatttattattctagCATAACGTAAGAGATACTGACTCACGACAACAAAGTTGATGCTACTACTATAACTTTGTTCGATACTTAGATTAGGACAATAAAAAAGGGTTTATcgacattatttttatttgattgtgttCTAAGGTTTATAAGAGCATTCACTATAATTTCATCCACGAGTCAACATGCCATGTCATTATTTTTCGTGTCAAGCCACAACGCTCATAATGTCTTTGCCCTTTGAAACCATATGTTTCACCGATTAAtataaaacttattttttctctcacttagcacataaaataaaatctcttaAAAATATCCGTATCATTCCataaatgtgacatcttttctGAAACGGAGGTAGTATCCGAAGGGACGTAAATACTTTCTGTTTAACTCATCCATTTTTACTCCGCGTATCTTAATTTAAACTTTTCctgtattcaattttttagttCTTGTTCTGAATTTTAGGGTAGGActgataattttattagcGATTATCGGTTTACCATTAATTGAACCGAAATTGCTTGGTTATTAAATAACCAAAAACCGAAGATCACTATTTCGGTTCAGTCACGATCATTTATTTAGGATGCAAATAGTTAACCATTTGGCTAAACTGTGATTTAACcgataattaattacattgtaattgtataatattaaaatttaattctaattacaatatgaatatattactACTGAAATGGGTTCGGCCCATATATCTCATCTTAGCCCAAGCAAGCATCACCGATTTTTTACATCCGATCATTAATTACATTGTAAttgtataatattaaaatttaattctaatttgcGATTTCATACGTCCACCGAGGTAAATCAAATCCGGGATAAAATTCCAATGCAATTATGCAAGATAACCATGGCACATCTATTGAACTACGTGTAAAtctcgaaaataaaatactccctgtAGTATTAGTAGAGGAgctactttcctttttggtttgtcccaatcaaagatgacccattacttaaaatggaaacaccttttatctctactttattccttctctcctactttattctctccactcaacacacaaactaaagttgcataaataaCCATGGCACATCTATTGAACTACGTGTAAAtctcgaaaataaaatactactgtaGTATTAGTAGAGGAGCTATTTTGAATCATGATTGAACATTACCagtactccataatttattaagtgacacatttttcaagtacatttatactattattactttattagtATGACAGTTAAGTAGTCATAATCAACGGTGTTGAGGAAAAGAAATCAATCCTACGGTGGAAATGATCCCACAGGGCCCACATGTATATTCAACTTCAATCTTTCCAAAAACcccatttttatcttttcactGTAACGTTCTTGGAAGGGGAGGATGGCGTTTGGGGCCTCGCGGGGGCTCCGGGACCTTGGGAGGGGTCTGGCGCATTAGGGGGCCCCCACGTGGGGCCCCGGGGGCCAAGGGTTTGGCTAGACTCCCCGCCCGGTGCCCCCGAAAATGCGAATCAAATTTCATGTTGTACcctgaaaaaacaaaaagaggATCATATATTTTCGGTTGAATgatgatttattttgatgtgaGTCTCTTTAAATAGAGATTTAACGTCtgcaaaggaaaaaaaaaggaaactagGGAAAgggga
The genomic region above belongs to Salvia hispanica cultivar TCC Black 2014 chromosome 3, UniMelb_Shisp_WGS_1.0, whole genome shotgun sequence and contains:
- the LOC125216761 gene encoding uncharacterized protein LOC125216761 produces the protein MRGAPFIVCLVMLVLLLVAPPCKGCSPSGNGGCRNCIVRQLKSGCPRCVPIMQCTARCLWGGASRSKCVKKCDCGTGYPRLADCKKCLSQCKCSCSV